In Procambarus clarkii isolate CNS0578487 chromosome 50, FALCON_Pclarkii_2.0, whole genome shotgun sequence, one genomic interval encodes:
- the LOC138351675 gene encoding SUMO-interacting motif-containing protein 1-like has protein sequence MRAPGAQAAERKHREKQTLKTRRSMHLAVLVLANTLGLGGAATHDVIHATSDVIHATRDVIQATRDVIHATRDVIQATRDVIHATRDVIHATRDVIQATRDVIHATSDVIHATRDVIHATRDVIHATRDVIHATSDVIHATRDVIHATRDVIHATRDVIQATRDVIHAIRDVIQATRDVIHATRDVIQATRDVIHATRDVIQATSDVIHATSDVIQATSDVIQATSDVIHATSDVIHATSDVIHATRDVIQATSDVIQATSDVIHATSDVIQATSDVIQATRDVIQATRDRILISTAPEKIIDDKIQLSTASGTTTTDHKAVLNTAPEATTDDTAQHTVAAAFARKSATR, from the exons ATGAGAGCCCCGGGCGCTCAAGCGGCAGAGCGCAAACACAGAGAGAAACAAACATTGAAAACCAGGAGATCAATGCACTTGGCAGTACTCGTCTTGGCTAATACCCTGGGCCTTGGAGGAGCAG CCACCCATGACGTGATACATGCCACCAGTGACGTGATACATGCCACCCGTGACGTGATACAAGCCACCCGTGACGTGATACATGCCACCCGTGACGTGATACAAGCCACCCGTGACGTGATACATGCCACCCGTGACGTGATACATGCCACCCGTGACGTGATACAAGCCACCCGTGACGTGATACATGCCACCAGTGACGTGATACATGCCACCCGTGACGTGATACATGCCACCCGTGACGTGATACATGCCACCCGTGACGTGATACATGCCACCAGTGACGTGATACATGCCACCCGTGACGTGATACATGCCACCCGTGACGTGATACATGCCACCCGTGACGTGATACAAGCCACCCGTGACGTGATACATGCCATCCGTGACGTGATACAAGCCACCCGTGACGTGATACATGCCACCCGTGACGTGATACAAGCCACCCGTGACGTGATACATGCCACCCGTGACGTGATACAAGCCACCAGTGACGTGATACATGCCACCAGTGACGTGATACAAGCCACCAGTGACGTGATACAAGCCACCAGTGACGTGATACATGCCACCAGTGACGTGATACATGCCACCAGTGACGTGATACATGCCACCAGAGACGTGATACAAGCCACCAGTGACGTGATACAAGCCACCAGTGACGTGATACACGCCACCAGTGACGTGATACAAGCCACCAGTGACGTGATACAAGCCACCAGAGACGTGATACAAGCCACCCGTGACAGGA TTCTGATCAGCACAGCACCAGAGAAAATAATTGATGACAAAATTCAACTCAGCACAGcttcaggaacaacaacaacagatcacAAAGCTGTGCTCAACACAGCCCCAGAAGCAACAACAGATGACACAGCTCAGCACACCGTTGCAGCCGCCTTTGcaaggaagagtgcaacacggtGA